Proteins encoded in a region of the Streptomyces sp. NBC_01298 genome:
- a CDS encoding UPF0182 family membrane protein: MRTLAFQMPDRGGGPSGPRMRVGRPSRRARTLLMTLGVLAVLAMAFIMFAGFWTDWLWFRSVNYSTVFTTTLWTKVGLFAVFGLLMAGAVGLNIWLAHRLRPPLSAMSMEQQSLDRYRMTVAPFRKWLLLGISALVGLIAGASAAGQWKTWLMYVNGVPFGTKDPQFNLDVSFYTFDLPWYRFLLGFGFAAVVLSVIAAAVVHYLYGGLRVTSPGARATAAATGHLSVLLGLFVTLKAVAYWLDRYGLAVKSSDFKAADNWTGLRYVDANAYLPAKTILVAIAAICAVLFFATLWRRTWQLPVIGFGLMVLSAILIGGLYPAIVQKFQVQPNEQAKESPYVQKNIKATRDAYGVADASVKDYPGLPDPKADKKVLRQEANTTASIRLLDPNIVSPAFQQLQQNKGYYGFPATLAVDRYKGQDTVIGLREINLAGIPKNNWINDHFRYTHGFGVVAAKGTEVTANGEPLFTESGLPAAGDLGEYEQRIYYGEQTKQYSIVGGPQKELDYANDSGEKETTYKGDSGVSLSNPVNRAAYALAFSEPQILYSGAIGDGSKILYNRTPKERVEAVAPWLTIDGAVYPAVIDGRVQWIVDAYTTTNGYPYASRTQLGDSTADSLTNSQRAVVAQENQVNYIRNSVKATVDAYDGTVKLYQWDTKDPVLKTWMKAFPGTVKDKKDIAPALMEHLRYPQDLFKVQRELLTRYHVTDPQTFLSGSEVWAVPDDPTIKEGTAVPPYYLSMKMPGQKDPNQAFSLTTTLTPNGRDNLSAFMAVNADPTTADYGKIQLLKLPTQNPVDGPKLVQARFNSKPEIAQEINILSRGDSQVEYGNLLTVPLDKGMLYVEPVYVRGGGLKYPLLKKVLVTYGDQTAFEDTLEKALNVVFGAESATPPPGDGTTTPPGDGTTTPPPTSQDPTVKAALADAQKAVDAADKALKAGDWAAYGKAQSDLQAALKRAIEAEAKVTPPAATPTPSG; this comes from the coding sequence GTGCGCACCTTGGCTTTCCAGATGCCGGACCGCGGCGGAGGCCCCTCCGGGCCACGGATGAGAGTCGGCCGCCCGTCCCGGCGCGCCCGGACTCTTCTGATGACCTTGGGCGTGCTTGCCGTCCTGGCCATGGCGTTCATCATGTTCGCCGGCTTCTGGACGGACTGGCTCTGGTTCCGCTCCGTCAACTACTCCACCGTCTTCACCACCACCCTGTGGACCAAGGTCGGCCTCTTCGCCGTCTTCGGCCTCCTCATGGCCGGTGCCGTCGGGCTGAACATCTGGCTGGCCCACCGGCTGCGGCCGCCGCTCAGCGCGATGTCGATGGAGCAGCAGAGCCTCGACCGCTACCGGATGACCGTCGCGCCGTTCCGCAAGTGGCTGCTGCTCGGCATCTCCGCGCTGGTCGGCCTGATCGCGGGCGCCTCGGCGGCGGGCCAGTGGAAGACCTGGCTGATGTACGTGAACGGGGTGCCCTTCGGCACGAAGGACCCCCAGTTCAACCTGGACGTGTCGTTCTACACCTTCGACCTGCCCTGGTACCGCTTCCTGCTCGGCTTCGGCTTCGCCGCGGTCGTGCTCTCGGTGATCGCCGCCGCCGTCGTGCACTACCTCTACGGGGGACTGCGCGTCACCAGCCCGGGTGCGCGGGCCACCGCCGCGGCCACCGGCCACCTGTCGGTGCTGCTCGGCCTCTTCGTCACGCTCAAGGCGGTCGCGTACTGGCTCGACCGGTACGGCCTCGCGGTGAAGTCCAGCGACTTCAAGGCCGCGGACAACTGGACCGGCCTGCGCTACGTCGACGCCAACGCGTACCTGCCGGCCAAGACGATCCTGGTCGCCATCGCCGCGATCTGCGCGGTGCTGTTCTTCGCGACGCTGTGGCGCCGCACCTGGCAGCTCCCGGTCATCGGCTTCGGCCTGATGGTGCTCTCGGCGATCCTGATCGGCGGGCTGTACCCGGCGATCGTGCAGAAGTTCCAGGTCCAGCCGAACGAGCAGGCCAAGGAATCCCCGTACGTCCAGAAGAACATCAAGGCGACGCGCGACGCCTACGGGGTCGCCGACGCCTCCGTCAAGGACTACCCGGGCCTGCCGGACCCCAAGGCGGACAAGAAGGTGCTCCGCCAGGAGGCCAACACCACGGCGAGCATCCGCCTGCTCGACCCGAACATCGTGTCCCCGGCCTTCCAGCAGCTCCAGCAGAACAAGGGCTACTACGGTTTCCCGGCCACGCTGGCGGTCGACCGGTACAAGGGCCAGGACACGGTCATCGGGCTCCGTGAGATCAACCTCGCGGGCATCCCGAAGAACAACTGGATCAACGACCACTTCCGTTACACCCACGGATTCGGTGTGGTCGCGGCCAAGGGCACCGAGGTGACCGCGAACGGCGAGCCGCTGTTCACCGAGTCGGGCCTGCCCGCGGCGGGCGACCTCGGCGAGTACGAGCAGCGGATCTACTACGGCGAGCAGACGAAGCAGTACTCGATCGTCGGCGGACCGCAGAAGGAGCTCGACTACGCCAACGACTCGGGCGAGAAGGAGACCACCTACAAGGGCGACAGCGGGGTGAGCCTGAGCAACCCGGTCAACCGTGCCGCGTACGCCCTGGCCTTCAGCGAGCCCCAGATCCTCTACTCCGGCGCCATCGGCGACGGTTCGAAGATCCTCTACAACCGCACGCCCAAGGAGCGGGTCGAGGCGGTCGCCCCGTGGCTGACCATCGACGGAGCCGTCTACCCGGCGGTGATCGACGGCCGCGTCCAGTGGATCGTGGACGCCTACACCACGACCAACGGCTACCCGTACGCGTCCCGCACGCAGCTCGGGGACAGCACGGCGGACTCGCTGACCAACTCCCAGCGCGCCGTGGTGGCGCAGGAGAACCAGGTCAACTACATCCGCAACTCCGTGAAGGCCACCGTCGACGCCTACGACGGCACGGTGAAGCTGTACCAGTGGGACACCAAGGACCCGGTCCTCAAGACCTGGATGAAGGCGTTCCCCGGCACGGTGAAGGACAAGAAGGACATCGCGCCGGCCCTGATGGAGCACCTGCGCTACCCGCAGGACCTCTTCAAGGTCCAGCGCGAGCTGCTGACCCGGTACCACGTCACGGACCCGCAGACCTTCCTCAGCGGCAGTGAGGTCTGGGCGGTCCCGGACGACCCGACCATCAAGGAGGGGACGGCCGTTCCGCCGTACTACCTCTCCATGAAGATGCCGGGCCAGAAGGATCCCAACCAGGCCTTCTCGCTCACCACGACGCTCACGCCGAACGGCAGGGACAACCTGAGCGCCTTCATGGCGGTCAACGCCGATCCCACCACCGCGGACTACGGCAAGATCCAGTTGCTGAAGCTGCCCACGCAGAACCCGGTGGACGGGCCGAAGCTCGTCCAGGCGAGATTCAACTCCAAGCCGGAGATCGCCCAGGAGATCAACATCCTGAGCCGGGGCGATTCCCAGGTGGAGTACGGCAACCTGCTCACGGTCCCGCTCGACAAGGGAATGCTCTACGTCGAGCCGGTGTACGTGCGCGGCGGCGGCCTCAAGTACCCGCTGCTGAAGAAGGTCCTGGTGACCTACGGGGACCAGACGGCCTTCGAGGACACGCTGGAGAAGGCGCTGAACGTGGTGTTCGGGGCCGAGTCGGCGACCCCGCCCCCGGGTGACGGCACGACCACTCCGCCGGGCGACGGGACCACCACCCCGCCGCCGACCAGCCAGGACCCGACGGTCAAGGCGGCCCTCGCCGATGCGCAGAAGGCGGTCGACGCCGCCGACAAGGCGCTGAAGGCCGGCGACTGGGCGGCGTACGGAAAGGCCCAGAGCGATCTGCAGGCCGCCCTGAAGCGGGCGATCGAGGCCGAGGCGAAGGTGACGCCGCCCGCGGCGACGCCCACACCCTCCGGGTAG
- a CDS encoding PPA1309 family protein, producing MLPMSNLSPSPGTPMAASPLTRAVLEIDEYASTLGWDKPARLFALVDTARLRKEAPGVARQLGLDQDDTGKNQLTPIEQDEVPAGTPLDKFLGTIAWPPSILGCALTVERLMLPPSAESSVPEGLTDKQLTQWVATHPERQEVRLTVGVLRDGSRESAVRLRDKDSANEVLTGATLVPGLAEALAATFLD from the coding sequence ATGTTGCCCATGTCCAACCTTTCGCCGTCCCCCGGCACCCCTATGGCGGCAAGCCCGCTGACCCGTGCCGTCCTCGAAATCGACGAGTACGCCTCCACCCTCGGCTGGGACAAGCCCGCCCGGCTCTTCGCCCTGGTCGACACCGCCAGGCTGCGCAAGGAGGCGCCGGGCGTCGCCCGCCAGCTCGGCCTCGACCAGGACGACACGGGCAAGAACCAGCTCACCCCGATCGAGCAGGACGAGGTACCGGCCGGGACCCCGCTGGACAAGTTCCTGGGAACCATCGCCTGGCCCCCGTCGATCCTGGGCTGCGCCCTGACCGTGGAGCGGCTGATGCTGCCGCCGTCGGCGGAGTCCTCCGTACCGGAGGGTCTCACCGACAAGCAGCTCACCCAGTGGGTCGCCACCCACCCGGAGCGCCAGGAGGTCCGGCTGACCGTGGGCGTCCTGCGCGACGGGTCGCGGGAGTCGGCCGTACGGCTGCGGGACAAGGACTCGGCGAACGAGGTGCTGACCGGCGCGACGCTGGTGCCGGGTCTCGCCGAGGCGCTGGCCGCGACCTTCCTCGACTGA
- a CDS encoding YlbL family protein, with product MPRRTATMLASTLMLFALLCAGVFMKAPYSEMSPGPTVNTLGDSHGEPVLNISGHKTYPTTGHLNMTTVRVTSADYDMNLLEAVYGWASGDNIVVPHENLYPDGKTEQESTQENAEEFSQSQESAKVAALKQLGIPVAARVIVASVVKDSPSEGKLHAGDVIKAVDGTPVKAPEDVAKLVTKHKPGEPVVFTIVPAAEAAEAEKAHREPTGTTKVTIIAGKAEGDGHAVVGIRAGTDHTFPFTIDIKLADVGGPSAGLMFALGIVDKLTPENLTGGKFVAGTGTIDDAGKVGPIGGIQMKTIGARQAGAQYFLTPAENCAAAAGDVPDGLTLVKVSTIDDAVKALEKIGKGDTAGLTQCGAKP from the coding sequence ATGCCACGCCGCACTGCGACGATGCTCGCCTCCACCCTCATGCTCTTCGCGCTGCTCTGCGCGGGAGTGTTCATGAAGGCCCCGTACTCCGAGATGAGTCCGGGCCCGACCGTGAACACGCTCGGGGACTCGCACGGCGAGCCCGTCCTGAACATCTCGGGGCACAAGACGTACCCGACCACCGGGCACCTGAACATGACGACGGTCCGCGTCACCAGTGCGGACTACGACATGAACCTGCTGGAGGCCGTGTACGGCTGGGCGTCGGGCGACAACATCGTCGTACCGCACGAGAACCTGTACCCGGACGGCAAGACCGAGCAGGAGTCCACGCAGGAGAACGCCGAGGAGTTCAGCCAGTCGCAGGAGAGCGCCAAGGTGGCCGCCCTCAAGCAGCTCGGCATCCCGGTCGCCGCCCGCGTGATCGTCGCGTCCGTGGTCAAGGACAGCCCCTCCGAGGGCAAGCTGCACGCCGGGGACGTCATCAAGGCCGTGGACGGCACCCCCGTCAAGGCCCCGGAGGACGTGGCCAAGCTGGTCACCAAGCACAAGCCCGGCGAGCCGGTCGTGTTCACCATCGTGCCCGCCGCCGAGGCAGCCGAGGCAGAGAAGGCGCACCGCGAGCCCACCGGCACCACGAAGGTCACGATCATCGCCGGCAAGGCGGAGGGCGACGGTCACGCCGTCGTCGGCATCCGGGCCGGGACCGACCACACCTTCCCGTTCACCATCGACATCAAGCTCGCCGACGTCGGCGGCCCCAGTGCCGGCCTGATGTTCGCGCTCGGCATCGTCGACAAGCTCACCCCGGAGAACCTGACCGGCGGCAAGTTCGTCGCGGGCACCGGCACCATCGACGACGCGGGCAAGGTCGGCCCGATCGGCGGCATCCAGATGAAGACCATCGGCGCCCGCCAGGCCGGCGCCCAGTACTTCCTGACCCCCGCCGAGAACTGCGCCGCCGCCGCGGGCGACGTGCCCGACGGACTGACGCTCGTGAAGGTCTCCACCATCGACGACGCCGTGAAGGCGCTGGAGAAGATCGGCAAGGGGGACACGGCCGGGCTGACGCAGTGCGGCGCCAAGCCCTGA
- a CDS encoding molybdenum cofactor biosynthesis protein MoaE, producing MAPHFDHPGEHAAPDPIRLLEIRETPLSIDEVFQAVGDDATGGTTLFVGTVRDHDSGADVDQLGYSCHPSAEAEMRRVAERVVEKYPVRALAAVHRIGDLAVGDIAVIVAVSCPHRGEAFEAARMLIDDLKHEVPIWKHQTFSDGTEEWVGAC from the coding sequence ATGGCACCGCACTTCGACCACCCCGGCGAGCACGCCGCTCCGGACCCGATCCGGCTGCTCGAAATCCGTGAGACCCCGCTCTCGATCGACGAGGTCTTCCAGGCCGTCGGCGACGACGCGACGGGCGGCACGACGCTCTTCGTCGGCACGGTGCGCGACCACGACAGCGGGGCGGACGTCGACCAGCTCGGCTACTCCTGCCACCCCTCGGCCGAGGCGGAGATGCGCCGCGTCGCCGAGCGGGTCGTGGAGAAGTACCCGGTCCGCGCCCTCGCCGCCGTCCACCGCATCGGCGACCTGGCCGTCGGCGACATCGCGGTGATCGTCGCCGTCTCCTGCCCGCACCGCGGCGAGGCCTTCGAGGCCGCCCGCATGCTGATCGACGACCTCAAGCACGAGGTCCCGATCTGGAAGCACCAGACCTTCTCGGACGGCACGGAGGAGTGGGTCGGCGCCTGCTGA